GGAGTTGGTGCACGGGGACGTGCAGGCTGCCCTCGATCCGGCCGGCGGCGCGCTCGGCGCTTCGCCGGACGTCCAGGACCACCGGGCGGGCGCCGGTGCGCCACACCGCGGCCAGGTCGGCGAAGGTCGCCCGGGGGAAGGCGCGCAGGTGGTCGCCGGGGCGCAGCCAGTCCTCCGGCCGGCCGGTCGCGGCCGCGGCGGGGCGGTCGATGCCGACCCGGGCGAGTTCGCGCTGGGCGGCGGCGACTTGCTCGGGGCTCGCGGCGAGCAGGGTCACCGGCTTGCCCCAGGGGATCAGCCAGGCCAGGTAGGTCGCGAGCCTGCCCTTGCCCTCGAAGTTGAACGAGCCGGCCAGGTGCCCGGCGGCGAAGGCGGTGCGGGCCCGCAGGTCGACCACCCACTCCCCCGCGGCCAGGCGGCGCGCCAGCTCCTCGGCGTCCGCGGGCTCCGGCGGGGTGAGGTCGAGCGGGCGCGGTCCGGCGGAGTTCACCGGCCCCATGTGGGCGTAGTAGGCGGGGATGTCACTGAGGGCGGCGAGCAGGTCGGCGACGAAGCGGTCGACGTCCTTGACCAGGGCGTCGTTGCGGTGGCGTTCGGCGCCGATGGTGGTGGTGGCGTCGGTGCCGACCCGGCCGACCGAGCAGAAGCTGCCGAAGCCGTGGGTGGGCAGCACCGCGGTCTCGTCCGGGAGTTGCTCGACGAGCCGGCGGGCGGACCGGTGCTGGGCGCGGGCCAGCTCCTCGGTGAGCCGGGGCTCGACCAGGTCGGGGCGGCCGACGGTGCCGATCAGCAGCGAGCCGCCGGTGAACGCGGCGAGCGGTCGGCCGCGCTCGGTCAGCACGTACGAGGTGTGGTGCGGGGTGTGCCCGGGCGTCGCGACGGCGTGCAGGCCGAGGCCGTTCACGGGGTCGACGTCGAACTCGTCGCCGTCGTGCACCAGCACCCGCCGGTAGGAGACGGCCGCGTCGGCGGGCACGAGGTAGTGAGCACCGGTGAGGCGGGCGAGCTCCAGGCCGCCGGTGACGTAGTCGTTGTGCACGTGGGTCTCGGCCACGTACGCGATCGGGACGCCCCGGCGGGCGGCCGCGGCGATGACCCGGTCGATGTCGCGGGGCGGGTCGACGGCCACCGCCCCGCCGGGGCCGCCGGCCAGGTAGCTGCGGTTGCCAAGGCCCTCGGTCTCCAGGGTGTCGACGAAGTACACCGGCCACTCCTTCTCGCGGTCCTACCCCCGGGGGTATTACTGGGGGAGCCTAGCAGGCTTACCCCCAGGGGTATCCGAGGCGCGCGGTGCGACGGCGGAAGTCCGTTCGGGACGGGCGCCGGATCGCGGGTGGCGCTCGATCACGTCCGCCACCCGGGCCCCGCGCAGCACCCGGAAAGCGTCGCAGGTCGCGGGCGCTTGGCCGGGTGGGCTGTTCACGTTCTATTGTGGCGGGCGCGGTGGCGTGCCGGCCGGGAGGCGGGCGGCGGAGCAAAGGGGTGGACGGTGGCGGGGCGGCGGAACGACGGGGTGCTGTCGGTCTGGGCGG
The nucleotide sequence above comes from Streptomyces kaniharaensis. Encoded proteins:
- a CDS encoding MBL fold metallo-hydrolase; this encodes MYFVDTLETEGLGNRSYLAGGPGGAVAVDPPRDIDRVIAAAARRGVPIAYVAETHVHNDYVTGGLELARLTGAHYLVPADAAVSYRRVLVHDGDEFDVDPVNGLGLHAVATPGHTPHHTSYVLTERGRPLAAFTGGSLLIGTVGRPDLVEPRLTEELARAQHRSARRLVEQLPDETAVLPTHGFGSFCSVGRVGTDATTTIGAERHRNDALVKDVDRFVADLLAALSDIPAYYAHMGPVNSAGPRPLDLTPPEPADAEELARRLAAGEWVVDLRARTAFAAGHLAGSFNFEGKGRLATYLAWLIPWGKPVTLLAASPEQVAAAQRELARVGIDRPAAAATGRPEDWLRPGDHLRAFPRATFADLAAVWRTGARPVVLDVRRSAERAAGRIEGSLHVPVHQLHGRTAELPEGSEVWVHCATGMRAAIAASLLDAAGHRVVAVDDDFAVAAAAGLPVDTSDEAG